TTCTGTTTTCAACCATTGCAAACAAAATATACAGTAGTTACATGTAATGAGCTAAATATTGAACCTTgcacaatatataataattagtATTATATATATCTACTTCATTCTAAGCAATGACCCAAACAAATATATAGATTCATCGTTCTTATTAAACTAATAAACAACAATGAAACGTGATGACTTTATTTAAGAAATGGATAATAAGTGTACCCAAGAATTGGATCACAAGTGTAGAATGCTTGATGATTGTATTTGTTGAGAGAAGCATCATCAAGTGCAAATCTCTTTGGCAAATCTGGATTAGCCAAGAGAATAAACGACCATTTGCAACAAGATCTGAAGAAGTAGTTTTCGTCTCTTCTTTTGGTTTATGTTTTGTTCGAGTAAGTTTGTTTGACCAATGCAATTCAATATTTGTTGGCTGAAATTAACTGCCATAGTGATATTTCATagttgaattgaaagaaaaaacaCTTTCCAAAACTCAAGATGGACGCTCACAAACACAAGGGTATATtgcattaattttaattaaaaaaaaaattaacgtgTAATAATTTCACCTTGTAAAAACCAGTTGTAAACAAATTTCCATGTTCATTAACTATTAAACATAAACTCAAATCAACATTAACCATGAAGAAGCCTTTCACAGCAAAGCAACAAAGTCCTTAACCAAATTAAATACATTATATACTACTACTCCAAGatctaatataataataattcacaattatttaattaatttcaacaGGCTGATAATTTCTCTGAATAGATTCTTTCACTGCATCCAACACAATTTGAGTCTTTCTACTCACAACACTCCATTCCTTGAGAGGCTTCTCTCCACAAAACTTAATATTATAAACCAACTCAGCAAATTTTTTAACCATCAAAACCTCTTGAGGAACCTCAGTCTCCACAACATGCTCATTAGGCTTAGGGCACCATCTTCCCGCTTCAATCTTCCCATAATCCATCTCCGAAGCCTCATAGAAGGTTCCATAACCGAAATTCTCCTCAAACGGAAGAGTGAAATCGTGAAGACGGAGACATCCTTTCGTTCCCAAAGCAGTGACGTCAAAGGTTACGTAAGATAAGAAGGAGCAATGGAACGTTGCAGATCTTCCATCTTCCCAATGCAAGGATGAGCCGCATGAAATTATTACACCTTGTTCGTTGAGAATGGCTCCGGGAAAAGCGAGCACTGATTTTGGAAGTTCGTAGTTCATGGCCCACAATATGGCGCGTATGCAGTACCAGCCGGTGTCGCCGAGGGCGCCGAGGCCGTCCAGGTCCGGCTTTGCACGGATGCTATGCTTTAGAAATTCCGGTCCGGGATTGTACGTGAGACAACTGTGTATCTAATTCATAGAAACCGAGTCCAGTTAGTTAATTTGTACGAGGAAATATAGGAAGTCAATGGAGTATCTCTATAATATGTATGATAAAATTTAGAGATGTTTGATTCAGTAGGACACcagatgtttattatttttggtaGTTGGATGATTATTCTGGATAATATAGATGTattatgtttaaaaaattaacaatattttattttaaaaattcattttttaattcatattagattaaataaataattcattATACACATTATATAAATACTTTATTGACTCTTTAGGAGAATTCAATTCGTATTCATAtcttagttattatttttaaataaaagtatCTTTATCCGAGTAAATTTTGATGTATTAATTTAGATTTGACTAATTTAATACAACATCTTATGTGTCACCCTTTTTGGTTTATGACTATAGTTTGTCATTAAGTATAAAAATGCTACTTCTTGATAGCAATCACCTAGTTGAATTTAAATAAGTTTGACATAACTTagtttatataataaaaaaattttcaaatgtaCCTAGAAATATCGATATTATAGtgattttatatattatatattttttataattaaaattactaaaacaTTAGTATTTCagatatatttaaaattctttCTAAGCATTTCTCATAATATAACATGTATCTGACTTTTTAAGCACTATATATGAGGGGAAATTGAGCATGGAAATACCAAATACGGTAAAAATACAACgatcatgttttttttttctttttgggagGGGGGAGTAGTGATTGCATCTTTAAAGAATAATAGGGTTGTAAAGTCTATTGTTTTTGTCATGAGGGTTGTGAAGTCTATAACATCAAAATCTAATCACATTTGTAAGCCATTGTTCAGTTCAATTTGAGCCCAATAAGTAGACTAATTTAAGAGTGCAATCTTGGTCAATAGAAGCCCAATAAAAGCCCAGAAATAAAGGGAAAAGCTTATTTAGAATGCATAACATGACCAAAAACAAAAACCGAACGCATACAAATACAATCTTGTCTTTTTGGATACATTTCACAATTACTTTAAAAGCAAATGAATTAAATTAGTAATGTGTTGCAATATCTTCACATCTTATACTATTATGACTACTAATATTAAAAAAGTGGCAGATAACATTTCAAGACCCATTGAAAAGTACCCCACAACTAATACTGGCTCTATTTCGAATGTTGCCAACCTTAATTTATGCCTACCAAGACAAAACTATAATTTGTTTAATCACAATATATGGAAATGTTGTCACGTGTGTAAAATTAAGGAACTAATTTAACTAATAGCCAGCATTCTTATCGATTTGataaatattaattctaattttgtcTATTAAAGTACAGGCATAACTTTGGTATCTAAAAGGCAATTTAATTTAAATCTTGTTCATTTTAGTCTCTATTATACCATCCATTCATAACTGTAAGTCacctttaataaaaatacatatattattaaaaaaaatactatgtataaaaatcaatcactaaattaattactatatatttatatataaaaataagtataatttaatttatttttaatatgtattttatattaataattaattttaatatatatttaacataattgattattaaattaaaaatgatttAGCATGTTTaaataagtttaattttaaGATTGATTAAACTAGAAGGCATATCTAATGAAtgaaggggggggggggggggggggttacAAAGActattaaaatattctaaaactAAGAAAGGCTTATTATCAATATGGAGGAAGTAGATAGAAGGCTTATATATATCATAATCAAatgtatttttataatcaagTGGACAAAAAGTTGACACACTTGTGATTATTATTGGAACATTtctaaagatgaaaaataagaaatgatatattttttaatccaAGGTATTGTTCTTTCTATTATCAAGAACCTAAGGGAAGCTAATATCTTTTCGAATATTATGAAAGTTACTCTTCAAATGGGATAATAGTGTTTCAAAAACAAAATCCTATTTGTGTTTTCGAATTAACTACATTTAAATCTTGAATTTCTACCcccttttgtttattttaaaggAATAAGGATTTGTCTTTCTATGTTGGCATATATGTATCTTCATGCATGAGTGAATCTAGGGTAACTCAAATTgtaaaacacaagaaaaagaACATCAACAACAATACACATATAAAATTGATTAACACATACCCATTTGAGTTGACCAAAACGTTGTTCATCAGATAAAGCTTCCTTCATTTTAGCCGTACGAGGGTGGTGCACCCACATGGTCCCATCCATGAATTGAACCCCATTACCCTCACAAGCCTCCAGAATTCGGTCAAGCTCCGCCGTGTTCATCGCCACCGGTTTCTCCAAAAGTATATGCTTTCCTCTCTCAGCAGCTCTTACTGCCCATGTCACGTGCAGAGCTGTTGGGAGAGGAATGTATACAGCATCCACGTGATCATCATCAAGAACACCTTCATAGTTACCATAAACCCTAACTGCCTCCGGCAGGCCATTCTCGGCCGCGAAGGCGGTTGCCTTCTCTAGGGAACGGCTGCCTATGGCTTGAAGAGTGGCATTTGGTGCTCTAAGTATGGCCTTGCAAAGCTTGATAGAGATGTGAGCACAACCAAGGACACCAAAACGCACTGTCGTTTTTTCATCGTCCATTATGTTGTGTGATTAATTTAGTGTGTGTGTGATTAGGAGGGGAGAGGGCTAATTAACAAGAATTTATCCATGATAATTATCATGATGACCTAAAGAAGCATTAGTTGTATTTGGGTTTAAAATAATATCATTAGTTTAGCATTAATAATTTATACAAGTGTAGGTGGTTGGATCCcaagatattattatattgtAACTTGacctataaaaaaaaattttgttttttttttcccttgtCGATACCACATGttaccttttttttaaaaaaaattatatatacatatattattaGTGCATATATACACGCGTTACTTTTAAAAGCGTTTGCATGTCTTCAGGAGAAaagaaataatttaatatattatattttacgtATTTCACCTAATATATTGAAATTTCCAATAGGATTAAGCCTGCTTTTGAAAATGTTGTCATCATAATTTGGTTTGCAATTTGTCTTTTGCAGTTTTATTATGTAACTTAACTACTTAAGGCCAATAATTGCAATAAACTAGTAAATTATATTTCAACTAGTGGAGATAGATTAAGATACTAAACCATATAGTTGACCTTCAAATATATCatgtgtttttcttttgttgaatAATACAAAAAAAGCTTCTAGAAGGAATATGTTTCTTATTAATTAGTTGGTTGGACGACATTGAcaaagttaaattttaatttaattcagtAATATGAatatatgatatataatttcAGTAATTAATTACTATGATGTTTCAAAATTAAGGAATTTATGCATTATGTTATAGCTATATATTTCAGGGAATTAATATTTCAGAAATTATTAGTTACGTAATAATGATATGGTGATATTATGTAAAATGTCAAGCGAACGAATAATGCAGTATCTGTGCCAGCTTGTTTAAGGTAACATGACCTGTGTTCAGgcaatgaattttttattaaaaaaaaaataaaaaaaatccagaATCCAATTTAATTTGCATGAATTgttttttgagaaaaaaaaacaataactAAAAAAAGTAAGAGAAGTGTCTTTTCATTTTAACCTATTTTTAGGAAAACAATTTTTAGGAAAACAATAAAACATCAACCAAAATGGATTTTGAATgtgtgatttttaattttttgatgtGCAAAGTTTTTTTGACTGGTTATTGactatttttattgtttttctagTACAACTGGACACAACAACATTAAAAGTGTATGTAACGACAATAATAATAAgggtttatttattttatatactaaaaatacatattaaatttacaaattaaaaaaaattattaaaaatataataaatttaaatttttaatatatttaatttacgttcattaaataaaaatatttaaaattttttattaataataaatttatcgTGTACTTAACACAGGTTACCTAGATTCTTTAATTATAAACACAAAGTGTTACACAAGAAAACAAACATCATCGATTAGGGAATATGAAATGAGAATCAATTAAGAACTATTGTTATGGTGCAGTGTAAACCACGCATTTTTCTTCCCAGGTCTCAACAACTGAAGCCATCCAACGAATAGGGATGGACCagaaaaaattaacaataatagaggcaaaaatatataaagtaaaatttatgtatagataatttattttattttttataatatattttaacataatagataaaaaattaatatatcgttaatttgaattttatttaagaatCTGTTATTgttcaataaattattatatttacaaagtcaaatttaaatttttaacacttatttaaataaattaaattactaatttctaaaacatattttaaataatttttaattagataatATTATAAAGCTAATTATCactcttttttaatttatttatttattatttatttattttagaaataaacataatatataacaaaaagataaatattaacatttatatataatttattttttttatcaaaatcttTGTGAGGGCAAATGTCCCTCTTACTTCTACAGTTCTACTTGAATTCGTGCCTACCAACAAATgattattcaaaattatatattacatgACAGAAATTTATTTACAGTCATCTTTGTATAAAATTGTCTTTAAATTGTTAATATAtgttattatttgattttaaaaataatcggtttattgtatataaataatttaattaaaaaaactaatttaatttagactagatattttttttattcttttcttttttagtaTGTTCATAAAATTCGTTCTCTTCTAATGAATTAATCTCAAACTTTTAATTGAAtatgttctttttatttgatttcttaatcaaattttttattttaaatatatttttttattttatttttatttttatttaattcactataaatgataaaaattatttaataaatatgtAACTGTTCATCTCATCACATCATTTAATGTTTAAGACGAAACAGAGAAAGATAATACTATTTATGATCTTTTGTTTGTATCGTAAGTTCAGTTCTCCGTCTTTCTATATAAagcctaatttttttttcattccgATTCTTTATTTTTCCTCTTTTGTCATTCCTATACAAACAAAAAGAcgtaaagtttttttttttcagaataccaaattttatattttcaaataatttcatatacatatattttacgaaaattaaataaataaaaataaaaaataaatttgagaaAAGAAATTTAGTCAAGAAggatgaaaaagaagaacatACTAAATTCATTATTCGGGAATAACATGCAGaaagaattgaaaaaaaagttaaatgtGGTTATTTGATCTATTCAAaccaattttttcaaaaaaattatttgtatataataaattgatttttttatcaaaacaaataataacaTGTGTCAGTAATCTAAAAATAGCTTCATATAAAGTTGATTATAGGTGAATTTTCATTTGGTGAATTTCGATAAATTATTCTACTAATTTTCACAACTTTAAAATTAGATCAAACTGATTGATTCAACTGGATTAATAAAAAATCGGTCACCAAATTAATTcgattaaagtaaaaaaatttagtaataaactgataaaaaaactgaaaacagggttaaaaatttgattaaatcCACTGAActggtataattttttaatggttaatcgatttaaaataataaaatataaaaaatatatattttctatataaatatattattttattatattcaatttattttttattgaactttAGTTGAACTCTTAAATTTTTGAAcatctaattttattaaataagagatttggttttcataatcttgttaattttttaattcaatgaTTGGGATATTacgaaataataataataataataataataataataataataataataatagaaaatgataaatgaatttttaatttttttattttaaaaataaataaattattgactaattaaaatataaaatcgtctcttattttttaaaacgtAAAATATCTAAATTCATTCGCGGTTTACGAAATTAGGGAATTAGATATCTCATATGTTACATAAACATTTTTGGATAATAATATACTAAATTATTACTACTAATATATGGTTAATTAGTACATAGTTACATGTGCGTCTAGCTGTACTAATTAAGTCCCAAAGATGCATTTGATGTAAAATATTACCTAACCGCCCTTTGAGTTGCTCAAAAATACTAAAtccttgtttaatttaattcatcAATGACAAGGATACAAcattacaaattataaaaaaaaaaagcaaatattATTTCTGGCTGTGAAAGTAGTGCCTCACAACATGCCATAATATAATGTCCTTAATTAGCTTCTTGATAAAAATGAACGAGGGTGCATGGCTGCATGCGTTTAATAagaaaattatcatttttttcatatatatagaTGAGTTCATTCAAGTACGTATACTCTATGGTCACAACACATGTgacattaatattattattattattattttcatgttGTGGTGTAGAAATGAGGATGCTTAATTGGTTGAGAGAGGCTTATTGAGAGTCTAATTACTACTAATCAATGCTCCAAGACCACAACAAAGTAGGATTGATGTGTTGGCCATTAGGTTTGATTCCATTATCATATTCCGAATACCTTGTACagctagtatatatatattcttcttataaaaaaattattgggttttattattttaattttttatttaatgttaagaTATACTAATAAATTGTTTAGTAACTAATATGTAAAAATTATATTCAAATGAGAAACAATAATAGCatgatattattataaaatattttattaaaattatattaatatataatgttaaaacacacatgtatttatagtcagtaaaataatataatttagtCTAACTACTATAGTGCAAGACTTCTGAGCTaaattttttccaattttaaaATCCAAGGCTTATAGCAATAAATATGTCTCTGTAACTATACATTATctttgttttaacttttaaactTTATTATTTCGTACCGTTCATTGAGTTatagaatataaaattaataatgatATAAATACTAACTTATAGGAAGATTGTAATTCAATAATTATGAACATCAACAATgatcatttaattaattataaaattatttttaaagtaaagatatagaaataaacaaaaaaaaaagaacattaTTTTAAATGCGGAAATGTGTTTCACACTTATCCACATGTACATATACTTAAGAAACTTAAAGAGGCATACATACCTTAATCATGGCACAAACAACGGCCATGGGAATCTACTCCAAAGATGGTTAAGAAGGGTTGTGTCCAACCCTATGACATAACCAAATATGATAAGAAAGGTTTATCAAAAACCCTAATGGCACAAGCACCATGTCCAAATAATAACATGCCTTTCGCTCCAGATATCTATATGGAATTTATATGTAATTATTTTGTGGATGTGCTCTATGCCCTCTCTTAGCTTCTTCAATAATATTTACTTTCATATATATGTGTCTTTATATACCCAAGCCTCAATCTTCTATCTTTAGCATACAGAATACTAATGCTAAAGAGTATATGGAATTGAATAGATACTATATAttcatttttcttgttcttgttcttatttttctcttGAATCTCCCCTAGTAGCTAGGTAGATCTATTTATTccttttaactttatttttctatatgaATTTATACATATGTGTTGTTTTTATATTTagatatgtatatatttttttactttatatttgtaattttttaaaattaatttcggtgtgtttattattttttggtcAGATTTTTATGACACCAGGTTTTTTTCCCCTCATACTCCTACGTATGTCATCTATGATATAACTCATGCCTTTGGATAATGATTCTTggtttatatgttatttttttggAGATGGTGATCTTGGATTTCTTGAATTAATATGGTTTTGGAAGTGTAAAGAGTGCCtcttgaaaaatataaaaaaatgggTGTTTGTAGCGTAGTTATTAAAATAAGTTTACtaattttgtgaaaaaaaattgactaaCATTGACGGGTATGTCTAAAACGAGCTGAACGATTATGTGTTTATTGAATGAGCTACACTTATATAGGCCATTAGatctaattaaataaaaatcaaaggttaatataaaagaagagcattgatggactctaatagatataaaatatcctaatacataaataaatgctTTAAATGGCAATACTTTAATGCACAATACTTTAAACGATAATAGAATCTtatattcttaaataattaaatataaaatataagaatattttttatttattaaaattaattattatgcaaaattttttataatattaaaaattatattaaaataatattttaaactataactaatataaaaatataaaataattaaaattttattttatattacttgataaataattagattattatatttaaaatttattaactaactatgtttattaaagatattattaaatttattaactaatcaTATGCGGCACGGGTCGTCCCGCCCCGCCAACTAAAGTGGGTGCAAAATGCTAGCCGTTTgacttttttttgaaaaataaaattaattaaaattaacaaaaaataatatttaaacaattaaatacaaataaaaaatagtcaaattataatataatttttttactatattttttttaaatttttaacttcaataaaattgttcaaaataatatttgtcaatagaactatctttattttaaaaataagtcacataatttaaacatatatacgaaattgtaaaataaaataaataaaatcacatAATTGgaacatatatacataatttggcaaatttttttaatttgacaggTTTCAAATTTTAGCCCGACCCACCTTTTTTAGCGAGTTCGGCGGGTCGGCCCAACTGATTCGACCCGTTTTACCAcccctaatatatatatatatatatatatatatatataagaagattatcacatattttattatataaagatagaaattttttattctaaaaaatataaaataaataaatacaaaaaatataaatttttttatttattaagattaattattatacaaatttttttataatattaaaatgatcTTTTAAActacaacataaaaatataaaataaataaagtttattttttattactgaaaaaataattagtttattatatttaaaatttattaactaattactttgttaaatatattattatataatataattttttatcaaaatatttataaaagtaaaatttatttaaaacgttatatatattacatgaaaatattaacttttttatttaagtatgtatttaaaattatattatttattctgtttttttaaaaaaaataaaaaaattaatatttttatgtattatatataatattttaaataaattattttttttaaatatttttatgaaaaattatattatataataatatttttaataaaaatagttaataaattttaaatataatattctaattttttatcaagtaatatacacaataaaattttaataattttatatttttatattatagtttaaaatattattttaataaaattttttattattataaaaaagttttacataataattaattttattaaataaaaaatattcatatattttatatttatatattttattattttatatttaattatttaagaataaaagattcTGTTGTCGTTTAAAGTAGTGTGTATTAAAGTATTGCcatttaaagtatttatttatgtactaagatattctatatttattagagtccatcaatattctttttttatattagcctttgatttttatctaataaaatctaatggcCTATATAAGTGTGACTCATTCAATAAACACATAATTGGTGAGCTCGTTTTAGACATACCCAACATTGACTACTTTAAAACaaatataatcaaattaattaattcaatcAAAAAATCAGTGAATTAGACAAATAACCGATCTGATTTACATATCAAATTATTAAAAGTTATATAGTATATAGTCTAATTAATGAGCAAAATTTCAGGGATCACATATATGAATTAGTCGGTAGTTAGtcaatttttaataatcaacTTTGGTTGATCAAATAATTAACATCATCTACGTCGCAGGCTACGTTCTAGagtgacaaaaataatataatagagGAAATACTCAAATTAATCTCCAGATAAATTTTAGAATGGTCAATTTTATTTAaactttataaatttttatcttttaaaagtttttaaaattattacttTCGTTAGacatattaattataatcgATCTTTACATGCTTTAAATCAAACTTTTGACATATATGTtggacaaataaatttttaacaaattttattataagataagatatttagCTCTCAaagaatattaattattataatataaatttgcTTTCTTTAAAAAAGGCGGATGGACCGGTCtgaatatttttcaaaaacttttagagaatcaaaatttattaaaatgacaaattaaaatgttatagctaaaattttttggatattaACTTAAGTttttattagtaaaaatatataacagGTAACAGAGGTATACGCCATCTACTATCCAAAACGACGAGAAACTAACTACTTAGAGTTTGTTTAGGTGATGaacttctaaaaaaattttaaaagtaatttttttaaataaaattttaaaattataaaaataatttaatatttgaatattttatataaaaatatttttttatctattaattatatttggacaacaacataaaaatattttcgtttatttattatgttaaaatatcttttgttataaagaaaaatctttttaaatagatgataattgtttttttttaaatatttttatttttacttaaaatattttctaaatacattaaatttaaaaaatatatatttttctaattcaaaaaaagaaagattttttttatatcacTTGATATATAGCATTCAAACACA
The genomic region above belongs to Arachis stenosperma cultivar V10309 chromosome 5, arast.V10309.gnm1.PFL2, whole genome shotgun sequence and contains:
- the LOC130982101 gene encoding uncharacterized oxidoreductase At4g09670-like, coding for MDDEKTTVRFGVLGCAHISIKLCKAILRAPNATLQAIGSRSLEKATAFAAENGLPEAVRVYGNYEGVLDDDHVDAVYIPLPTALHVTWAVRAAERGKHILLEKPVAMNTAELDRILEACEGNGVQFMDGTMWVHHPRTAKMKEALSDEQRFGQLKWIHSCLTYNPGPEFLKHSIRAKPDLDGLGALGDTGWYCIRAILWAMNYELPKSVLAFPGAILNEQGVIISCGSSLHWEDGRSATFHCSFLSYVTFDVTALGTKGCLRLHDFTLPFEENFGYGTFYEASEMDYGKIEAGRWCPKPNEHVVETEVPQEVLMVKKFAELVYNIKFCGEKPLKEWSVVSRKTQIVLDAVKESIQRNYQPVEIN